In the genome of Megachile rotundata isolate GNS110a chromosome 16, iyMegRotu1, whole genome shotgun sequence, the window atgtctTCCTTATGTTTAAGATTGTAATTTatcttgtaataatttttccaatttgcgCACATCAACTGCAAACTTGCGAATACCTTCGCTTAACTTATCTGATGCCATTTGATCCTCGTTTAAAAGCCACCTAAATTCAGCTTCATCTAAGCTGATCTTTTGAAGATCACTTTTTTTCGCTAATTCTGGAGTAAGTACCTTGCGAATCGGATCATTACTcttttccaattcttccaataATTTGGGACTTATAGTTAAGAAATCACAACCAGCCAATTCTTTGATTTCACCTGaacataaaaatgataacatttcaatattatacaatttttatttttaaatattttaatatttgatacttACCAACGTTTCTAAATGAAGCACCCATAACAACAGTTTTGTATCCAAACTTTttatagtaattataaattttggttACAGACACAACACCTGGGTCTTCTTTAGCATCATAAGACTTTTTATCCGTATTTGATACGTACCTAAGAAGTCGTGTTAACATTATTAATGCTgtaattgataaatattttattcataaatatatCGTTTAAGATTTGTATCTTACCAATCTAAGATTCTGCCAACAAATGGAGATATAAGAGTTACACCAGCTTCTGCACATGCAACTGCTTGTGCAAAAGAAAACAGTAATGTCAAATTACAGTGAATTCCATATTTTTCCTCCAGTTCtctatcaaaatatatttttatagaatacATATCTTCTTTAGGTATTATGTTACTTTTAAAATGTGTAGCTTACTTTGCTGCTTGAATTCCTTCCCATGTAGAAGCAAGCTTAATGAGCACACGATCTTTGtttattccaaattcttcataCAAGGCAATTAACCGTTTTGCTTTTTCAATGCTAGCTTCTTTAT includes:
- the Taldo gene encoding transaldolase, whose product is MSEPQSKKVKMTSSLAQLKELTTIVADTGDFQAMEQFKPKDATTNPSLILAAANQKKYAHLIDKAVQYGKKFGSTLAEQIEAALDITCVLFGKEILNIIPGRVSTEVDARLSFNKEASIEKAKRLIALYEEFGINKDRVLIKLASTWEGIQAAKELEEKYGIHCNLTLLFSFAQAVACAEAGVTLISPFVGRILDWYVSNTDKKSYDAKEDPGVVSVTKIYNYYKKFGYKTVVMGASFRNVGEIKELAGCDFLTISPKLLEELEKSNDPIRKVLTPELAKKSDLQKISLDEAEFRWLLNEDQMASDKLSEGIRKFAVDVRKLEKLLQDKLQS